Proteins from a genomic interval of Pseudomonas silesiensis:
- a CDS encoding quaternary amine ABC transporter ATP-binding protein, translating to MNHTDDILSVKNIYKVFGPNSDIAMKMLSDGADKEEIFKKTGHVVGVFNASFSVKRGEIFVIMGLSGSGKSTMVRLFNRLIEPTSGSIHLNGREITGLSDKALLDVRRKDMSMVFQSFALMPHMSVLENTAFGLEISGVSESERHARAREALAQVGLAGQEHSYPHQLSGGMQQRVGLARALANDPTILLMDEAFSALDPLIRQEMQGELIRLQAEQQRTIIFISHDIEEAVRIGHRIAIMEGGRVVQIGTPLELINQPANDYVRAFFKGFDVSRVLKASDVAQLDPAAVCRVCQKELDHTLSHH from the coding sequence ATGAACCATACCGATGACATTCTTTCGGTGAAGAACATCTACAAGGTATTTGGTCCCAACTCGGACATTGCCATGAAGATGTTGAGCGACGGGGCTGACAAGGAGGAGATCTTCAAAAAGACCGGTCACGTGGTCGGCGTGTTCAATGCCAGTTTCTCCGTCAAGCGTGGTGAGATCTTCGTGATCATGGGCCTGTCGGGTTCGGGCAAATCGACCATGGTCCGGCTGTTCAACCGCTTGATCGAACCCACCTCCGGAAGCATTCATCTCAATGGCCGGGAAATCACCGGATTGAGTGATAAGGCACTGCTCGATGTGCGCCGCAAGGACATGAGCATGGTCTTCCAGTCATTCGCGTTGATGCCCCACATGAGCGTGCTGGAAAACACTGCGTTCGGCCTGGAAATCTCCGGTGTCAGTGAAAGCGAACGGCACGCTCGGGCCAGGGAAGCCCTGGCCCAGGTAGGCCTCGCCGGCCAGGAACATAGCTACCCTCATCAGCTTTCAGGCGGCATGCAGCAGCGGGTGGGTCTGGCTCGCGCATTGGCGAACGACCCGACCATCCTGCTGATGGACGAAGCCTTTTCGGCCCTCGATCCCCTGATCCGGCAAGAGATGCAGGGCGAGCTGATCCGCCTGCAGGCCGAACAGCAACGCACCATCATTTTTATTTCCCACGACATCGAGGAAGCCGTCCGTATCGGCCATCGCATCGCGATCATGGAGGGCGGCCGTGTCGTCCAGATTGGCACCCCGCTGGAGTTGATCAACCAGCCGGCCAACGACTACGTGCGCGCCTTCTTCAAGGGTTTCGATGTATCCCGGGTGCTCAAGGCCAGTGACGTCGCCCAGCTGGATCCGGCTGCGGTCTGCCGTGTCTGTCAGAAAGAGCTGGACCACACCCTGAGCCACCACTGA
- a CDS encoding cupin domain-containing protein, with protein sequence MSQVLTVVRNAAASPLGETAPARLPIGEPIALAATGQAQTDDAVGASVGVWESSPGVFRRHLKNREFSHIVSGWCIFTPDGGEPVELRAGDAVLFPENCEGVWDIREALRKTYVLF encoded by the coding sequence ATGAGCCAAGTCCTGACTGTCGTGCGCAACGCCGCCGCTTCGCCCCTGGGCGAAACCGCACCGGCGCGGTTGCCGATCGGTGAACCCATTGCCCTCGCCGCCACTGGCCAGGCCCAGACCGATGACGCCGTCGGCGCCAGTGTCGGTGTCTGGGAAAGCAGCCCGGGCGTGTTCCGCCGTCATCTCAAGAACCGCGAGTTCAGTCATATCGTCAGCGGCTGGTGCATTTTCACTCCCGACGGCGGCGAACCGGTGGAACTGCGCGCGGGCGATGCGGTGCTGTTTCCGGAGAACTGCGAAGGTGTTTGGGACATCCGCGAAGCCCTGCGCAAGACCTACGTACTGTTCTAG
- a CDS encoding RidA family protein produces MIERINVGPRASQLVLVDGRIETSGIVALTPRHDIAEQTRCVLAQLEQWLAQAGASKANLTRLQIWLADMSEFAAMNEVYDAWVGDQPPVRACVGAALATPQYRIEIQAFGQL; encoded by the coding sequence ATGATCGAACGTATCAACGTGGGCCCGAGAGCCAGCCAGCTGGTGCTGGTGGACGGCCGCATCGAGACCTCCGGCATCGTCGCCCTGACGCCCCGACACGATATCGCCGAGCAGACACGCTGTGTTCTGGCACAGCTGGAGCAGTGGTTGGCGCAGGCAGGCGCGAGCAAGGCAAACCTCACCCGCCTGCAGATATGGCTGGCAGACATGAGCGAGTTTGCGGCGATGAACGAAGTGTATGACGCCTGGGTTGGCGACCAGCCACCGGTGCGCGCGTGTGTCGGGGCGGCGCTCGCTACGCCGCAATACCGCATCGAGATCCAGGCGTTCGGCCAGCTCTGA
- a CDS encoding NAD(P)/FAD-dependent oxidoreductase, translated as MYRGLWYAQALDLDSDLAPALQESIQADVCIVGGGYLGLWSAIRLKQANPEKTIVIVERDRCGAGASGRNGGIATNWWGKYLSLRTICGDVEARRICEAAESAINEIGSFCQEHGIDAQYRKDGWLWTATNPRQMNSWRVLTEGLQNLGVNPFQDMDRHTIQSRVGSPLVLGGIYDPNAATVQPAMLARGLRRVALKLGVKIYEKSPLTRLEQGANPVVHTERGTVRAHRVVLAMNAWGARFPELRRMIAIMSSDMVATAPVKARLDAIGFSGGECMTDSRTVLNYWRNTPDGRIVFGKPLGQFGFAGRIGNLYEKPSPAADKVCAEMRRLYPQLCDVPIVSSWTGPIDRAMKGLPNFGYLDHHQNIAYGIGFSGNGVATTVFASRIIKSLVEHANDEWANCGLVNQRMKLLPPEPFRFFGAHMVRDALVRKESLEDHDQDAGFVTRQLVAMAPAGYVPAQKK; from the coding sequence ATGTACCGTGGACTCTGGTATGCCCAGGCGCTGGACCTCGACAGCGACCTGGCCCCTGCCCTGCAGGAATCGATTCAAGCCGATGTGTGCATTGTCGGCGGCGGCTACCTTGGCTTGTGGTCGGCCATCCGCCTGAAACAGGCCAACCCGGAAAAAACCATCGTCATCGTCGAACGCGACCGTTGCGGGGCCGGCGCCAGCGGCCGCAACGGCGGCATCGCGACGAACTGGTGGGGCAAGTACCTGTCATTGCGGACCATCTGCGGTGACGTCGAGGCGCGGCGGATTTGCGAAGCGGCGGAGTCGGCGATCAACGAGATCGGCAGCTTCTGCCAGGAACACGGCATCGACGCCCAGTACCGCAAGGACGGCTGGCTGTGGACGGCCACCAACCCGCGCCAGATGAATTCCTGGCGGGTACTGACCGAAGGGTTGCAGAACCTGGGCGTCAACCCGTTCCAGGACATGGACCGGCACACAATCCAGAGCCGCGTCGGCTCGCCATTGGTGCTGGGCGGTATCTACGACCCCAACGCCGCCACCGTACAGCCGGCGATGCTCGCCCGGGGCCTGCGCCGTGTCGCGCTGAAGCTGGGGGTTAAGATCTACGAGAAATCTCCGCTGACCCGCCTGGAACAAGGCGCCAACCCGGTGGTACACACCGAGCGCGGCACCGTGCGAGCCCACCGCGTGGTACTGGCGATGAACGCCTGGGGCGCGCGCTTCCCTGAACTGCGCCGGATGATCGCGATCATGTCCAGCGACATGGTTGCCACGGCACCGGTGAAAGCCAGGCTGGACGCCATCGGCTTCAGCGGCGGCGAGTGCATGACCGACTCGCGCACCGTGCTCAACTACTGGCGCAACACCCCGGACGGCCGTATCGTCTTCGGCAAACCGCTGGGTCAGTTCGGCTTTGCCGGGCGAATCGGCAACCTCTACGAGAAGCCTTCGCCGGCAGCGGACAAGGTCTGCGCCGAGATGCGCCGCCTGTACCCGCAACTCTGCGATGTCCCGATCGTCAGCAGTTGGACCGGCCCGATCGACCGGGCCATGAAAGGCCTGCCAAACTTCGGCTACCTCGACCATCACCAGAACATCGCCTACGGCATCGGCTTCTCCGGCAATGGCGTGGCAACCACCGTGTTCGCCAGCCGCATCATCAAGTCGTTGGTCGAACATGCCAATGACGAGTGGGCCAACTGCGGCCTGGTCAACCAGCGCATGAAACTGTTGCCGCCCGAGCCGTTTCGCTTCTTTGGCGCACACATGGTGCGAGATGCCCTGGTGCGCAAGGAATCCCTGGAAGACCACGACCAGGACGCTGGGTTCGTGACCCGCCAACTGGTCGCCATGGCCCCGGCCGGCTACGTGCCGGCGCAGAAGAAATAA
- the proW gene encoding glycine betaine/L-proline ABC transporter permease ProW codes for MSDFSFLDPFQSATIPLGTWVESVLNYMVHNFRDVFRAIRWPIDQVLNGIEFALQSIPPSIGILLSSLLGWQLAGKRMALLCFVTLTLLGLIGVWSESMTTLALVLTSVFFCALIGIPLGIVCARSDSLERIIRPLLDAMQTLPAFVYLVPVVMLFGIGNVPGVLVTIVFALPPLVRLTNLGIRQVPEDKIEAARAFGCTPRQMLTRVQLPLASSTIMAGLNQTLMLSLSMVVIASMISVGGLGQMVLRGIGRLDMGLATVGGVGLVLLAIFLDRLTQAMGARTNADPSRRWFNTGPVGALLRLVGAGQPKVQRETA; via the coding sequence ATGTCTGATTTCAGTTTTCTCGATCCCTTCCAGTCCGCCACGATCCCCTTGGGCACCTGGGTGGAAAGTGTCTTGAACTACATGGTGCACAATTTCCGTGATGTATTCCGTGCCATCCGCTGGCCGATTGACCAGGTGCTCAATGGCATCGAATTCGCCTTGCAGAGCATTCCGCCGAGCATTGGCATCCTGCTGTCATCGCTGCTCGGCTGGCAGCTCGCGGGTAAGCGCATGGCGCTGCTGTGCTTCGTGACGCTGACGCTGCTTGGGCTGATCGGTGTCTGGTCGGAATCCATGACCACCCTGGCGTTGGTGCTCACCTCGGTATTTTTCTGCGCACTGATCGGGATCCCGCTGGGCATCGTCTGCGCCCGCAGCGACAGCCTGGAGAGGATCATCCGGCCACTGCTGGACGCCATGCAGACGTTGCCGGCATTCGTTTACCTGGTGCCGGTGGTGATGCTGTTCGGCATTGGCAATGTGCCGGGCGTGTTGGTGACCATTGTCTTCGCCCTGCCACCGCTGGTGCGCTTGACCAACCTGGGCATCCGCCAGGTGCCTGAGGACAAGATCGAAGCGGCCCGGGCCTTCGGTTGCACGCCGCGGCAAATGCTCACCCGTGTGCAGTTGCCGCTGGCCAGCTCGACCATCATGGCCGGCCTCAACCAGACCCTGATGCTGTCTCTGTCGATGGTGGTGATCGCGTCGATGATCTCCGTTGGCGGCCTGGGCCAGATGGTCCTGCGCGGTATCGGCCGGCTAGACATGGGACTCGCCACCGTTGGCGGTGTCGGCCTGGTGCTGTTGGCGATCTTTCTCGATCGCCTGACCCAGGCCATGGGCGCCAGGACAAACGCCGACCCGAGCCGGCGCTGGTTCAACACCGGTCCGGTGGGCGCGCTGCTGCGCCTGGTCGGGGCCGGGCAACCGAAAGTGCAGCGCGAGACCGCCTGA
- a CDS encoding NAD(P)-dependent oxidoreductase, whose translation MTEQIVFLDDEGLAPSTRLKRPACKHSWQQFAYTRPEQVIDHLQNATIALTCSVPLREEHLRHLPKLKMISLALTGRDIVDLDYCHAHGIEVTSVPGYAANTVAEHSLAMILELFRRPAAFTRLMRQVSTGEAPYQNIYFNHRIRDVRDKQLAIIGSGPIAMRLAHLARAFGMQVLFEDRGGKRPGPDCRPLAELLKSCDVLSINCPLTPETHNLIDVEQLALMKPDAVVVNTGRGGVINEAALIDALQNGRLGGVALDVVEHEPLHPSNPLFALIDRDDFLLNPHIAWSSEDAMQQLMDSAVDNISDFVARQGFGKRVSSG comes from the coding sequence GTGACTGAACAGATCGTCTTTCTCGACGACGAGGGCCTGGCGCCCTCCACCCGTCTGAAACGCCCGGCTTGCAAGCACAGCTGGCAGCAGTTTGCCTACACACGGCCAGAGCAGGTCATCGACCATCTCCAGAATGCAACCATCGCCCTGACCTGCAGCGTACCGCTGCGCGAGGAGCACCTGCGGCACTTGCCGAAACTGAAAATGATTTCGCTGGCGCTGACCGGGCGAGACATCGTCGATCTCGATTACTGCCACGCCCATGGCATCGAGGTCACCAGCGTGCCCGGTTACGCCGCCAATACCGTGGCCGAGCACAGCCTGGCGATGATCCTGGAACTGTTCCGGCGCCCGGCGGCGTTCACCCGGTTGATGCGTCAGGTGAGCACCGGCGAGGCGCCGTACCAGAACATCTACTTCAACCATCGCATTCGGGATGTACGTGACAAGCAGCTGGCGATTATCGGTAGCGGGCCGATTGCCATGCGACTGGCGCACCTGGCGCGCGCCTTTGGCATGCAGGTACTGTTCGAGGACCGGGGTGGCAAGCGCCCTGGACCAGACTGCCGGCCGCTGGCTGAACTGCTCAAGAGCTGCGATGTGTTGTCGATCAATTGTCCGTTGACACCGGAAACGCACAACCTCATTGATGTCGAACAATTGGCCTTGATGAAGCCGGATGCGGTGGTGGTGAACACCGGTCGTGGCGGGGTGATCAATGAAGCGGCGCTGATCGATGCCCTGCAGAACGGTCGACTGGGCGGCGTAGCGCTGGATGTGGTCGAGCATGAGCCGTTGCATCCGAGCAATCCTCTCTTCGCGCTGATTGACCGGGATGATTTCCTGCTCAATCCACATATCGCCTGGAGCAGTGAAGATGCCATGCAGCAGTTGATGGACAGTGCGGTGGATAACATCAGTGATTTTGTCGCTCGGCAGGGGTTTGGGAAGCGGGTTTCCAGTGGTTGA
- a CDS encoding copper resistance system multicopper oxidase: MHSRTSRRTFVKALAAGGVLAGCGLWRSPVWAITSQGQPNVLAGTDFDLSIGEMGVNFTGTPRTAMTVNGSLPGPLLRWREGNTVTLRVRNRLKETTSIHWHGIILPVNMDGVPGLSFHGIEPGGLYVYSFKVKQNGTYWYHSHSGFQEQVGVYGPLVIDAKDPEPFRYDRDYVVMLSDWTDENPERVMKKLKKQSSYYNQHKRTVGDFIDDVSKNGWSDTIADRKMWAEMKMNPTDLADVSGATYTYLLNGQAPDSHWTGIFRPGERLRLRFINGSAMSYFDVRIPGLKMTVVAADGQYVKPVSVDEFRIAVAETFDVIVEPTENAYTLFAQSVDRTGFARGTLAVHEGLSAPVPPLDPRPLITMSDMGMGDMAGMDHGDMTGMTQDSMQGMEGMDHSQMAPASDMQGMTSMAGGSMQSTDHSQMPGSTSMSGHSMHGMSGMASMEPHPASEANNPLIDMQAMSPTPKLNDPGMGLRNNGRRVLTYADLKSTFQDPDGREPGRTITLHLTGHMEKFSWSFDGLKFADAEPIHLKYGERLRVVLVNDTMMMHPIHLHGMWSDLEDENGDFMVRKHTIDMPPGSKRSYRVTADALGRWAYHCHLMYHMEMGMFREVRVQE, encoded by the coding sequence ATGCATTCCAGAACATCGAGACGTACTTTCGTGAAAGCCCTGGCGGCAGGCGGAGTACTTGCGGGCTGTGGACTGTGGCGCAGCCCGGTGTGGGCCATTACCAGCCAGGGCCAGCCGAATGTGCTCGCCGGCACCGATTTCGATCTTTCAATTGGTGAGATGGGAGTGAACTTCACGGGCACACCTCGCACCGCCATGACCGTCAACGGCAGCCTTCCTGGCCCGTTATTGCGCTGGCGCGAAGGTAATACGGTGACGTTGCGTGTCAGGAACCGGCTCAAGGAAACCACGTCGATCCATTGGCATGGAATCATTCTGCCAGTGAACATGGACGGTGTGCCGGGCCTGAGTTTCCACGGCATCGAACCGGGAGGCCTGTACGTTTACTCATTCAAGGTCAAGCAGAACGGTACCTACTGGTATCACAGCCATTCCGGGTTCCAGGAGCAAGTCGGCGTCTACGGCCCCCTGGTCATCGATGCCAAAGATCCCGAACCGTTCCGCTATGACCGCGACTACGTGGTGATGTTGTCCGACTGGACGGATGAAAACCCTGAGCGAGTCATGAAAAAGCTCAAGAAACAATCCAGTTACTACAACCAACACAAACGCACCGTCGGCGACTTCATCGATGACGTCAGCAAGAACGGTTGGTCTGACACCATCGCGGATCGGAAAATGTGGGCTGAAATGAAGATGAATCCCACGGATCTTGCCGATGTCAGCGGCGCCACCTACACCTACTTGCTCAACGGGCAGGCTCCCGACAGTCACTGGACAGGCATTTTCAGACCCGGAGAACGGCTGCGCCTGAGGTTCATCAATGGTTCGGCGATGAGCTACTTCGACGTGCGCATTCCTGGCCTGAAGATGACTGTCGTCGCAGCAGACGGGCAGTACGTCAAGCCGGTGAGCGTCGATGAGTTCCGCATTGCCGTGGCCGAAACCTTCGATGTCATCGTCGAACCCACCGAAAACGCCTACACCCTGTTCGCCCAGTCGGTGGATCGCACAGGATTCGCGAGAGGCACGCTGGCTGTACATGAGGGGCTCTCGGCCCCGGTTCCGCCCCTGGATCCACGTCCGTTGATCACAATGAGCGACATGGGCATGGGTGATATGGCCGGCATGGATCACGGCGATATGACAGGCATGACCCAGGACTCGATGCAAGGTATGGAGGGTATGGATCACAGCCAGATGGCGCCCGCTAGCGACATGCAGGGTATGACAAGCATGGCCGGTGGATCGATGCAGAGCACGGATCACAGCCAGATGCCCGGCTCGACAAGCATGTCTGGCCACTCGATGCACGGCATGAGCGGCATGGCCTCGATGGAGCCGCACCCGGCCTCGGAAGCGAATAACCCACTGATCGACATGCAGGCGATGAGCCCCACGCCGAAACTCAACGACCCTGGCATGGGACTGAGAAACAACGGTCGCCGGGTACTGACCTATGCAGACCTCAAGAGCACCTTCCAGGATCCCGATGGCCGGGAGCCTGGCCGCACCATCACCCTGCACCTGACCGGACACATGGAAAAGTTCTCGTGGTCTTTTGACGGCCTCAAATTCGCGGATGCCGAGCCTATTCATCTCAAATATGGAGAGCGCCTCCGAGTGGTACTCGTGAACGACACCATGATGATGCACCCCATCCATCTGCATGGCATGTGGAGTGACCTGGAGGATGAAAACGGGGACTTCATGGTTCGCAAGCACACCATCGACATGCCGCCAGGCAGCAAACGCAGTTACCGCGTGACCGCCGATGCCCTGGGGCGATGGGCGTATCACTGCCACCTGATGTACCACATGGAAATGGGCATGTTCCGTGAAGTCCGTGTGCAAGAGTAG
- the proX gene encoding glycine betaine/L-proline ABC transporter substrate-binding protein ProX, which yields MHESTFTRRFLQCASALALSVVCLGASASADKPGEGVKITPAFPSVDEERFRGEIALAGLRELGYKVQPPKETEYATMVLAVGFGDADFTVNFWDKLHASFFQKAGGDENMVKAGDIMPGVLQGYVIDKKTADQYHIKYITDLKKPEIAKLFDTDGDGKADMTGCNPGWGCELVIEHQMKAYDLGKSIHVNQGSYFALMADTITRFKEGKPVFYYTWAPQWVAGVLVDGRDVVWLEVPKTDLPGGDNTVNTTYQGKNLGFAVDKVQALINRKFAEKNPAAVKYLSLVQIPAADESAQNLKMQQGEKSLADIQRHAREWIAAHQEQFDGWIKASRATATQASN from the coding sequence ATGCACGAGTCCACATTCACCCGTCGTTTCCTGCAATGCGCCTCGGCGCTCGCGCTGAGCGTGGTCTGTCTCGGCGCCAGCGCTTCGGCGGACAAACCGGGGGAGGGCGTGAAGATCACGCCGGCGTTCCCTTCTGTCGATGAGGAGCGGTTCCGTGGCGAGATCGCCCTGGCCGGTTTGCGCGAGCTGGGCTACAAGGTGCAGCCACCGAAGGAGACGGAATACGCCACGATGGTGCTGGCGGTCGGTTTCGGCGATGCCGACTTCACCGTCAACTTCTGGGACAAGCTGCACGCCAGCTTCTTCCAGAAGGCCGGTGGCGACGAGAACATGGTCAAGGCTGGCGACATTATGCCGGGCGTGCTGCAGGGCTACGTGATCGACAAGAAAACGGCCGATCAATACCACATCAAGTACATCACCGACCTGAAGAAGCCGGAGATCGCCAAACTGTTCGACACCGATGGTGACGGCAAGGCCGACATGACCGGCTGCAATCCGGGCTGGGGCTGTGAGCTGGTGATCGAACATCAGATGAAGGCCTACGACCTGGGGAAATCGATTCATGTGAACCAGGGCTCGTACTTCGCCTTGATGGCCGACACCATCACCCGCTTCAAGGAAGGCAAGCCGGTGTTCTATTACACCTGGGCGCCGCAATGGGTCGCGGGTGTACTGGTCGACGGACGTGACGTGGTTTGGCTGGAGGTGCCCAAGACCGACCTGCCGGGCGGCGACAACACGGTCAACACGACGTACCAGGGCAAGAATCTGGGTTTTGCAGTGGACAAGGTCCAGGCGCTGATCAACCGCAAATTTGCCGAGAAGAACCCGGCGGCGGTGAAGTACCTGTCGCTGGTGCAGATTCCTGCGGCGGATGAGAGTGCGCAGAACCTGAAGATGCAGCAAGGCGAGAAATCCCTGGCGGATATCCAGCGGCATGCGCGGGAGTGGATCGCTGCACATCAGGAACAGTTCGATGGCTGGATCAAGGCTTCGCGGGCGACGGCTACCCAGGCCAGTAACTGA